The DNA sequence AAGGATCATATATGCGAAACAGCAGAATCATGGCACCGTTGCTAGTGGCGGTGATTCTTTTTCTGTTGTGGGCATGTGTTTCTTATGGGGGTCTCATTAGTGAATTTGCTTTGCCGAACCCGGTGTCTGTTGCCTTACGGCTGTGGCACGGAGTGAGCGAAGGCTACCTGCTTACTTCAGCTTGGCAAACGCTTCTTGTTGCCATTATAGGATCACTTATTGCCGCGTGTATTGGCATCCCAGTAGGCTTTGGCATTACCCATTTTGCGCTGTTTAGTGCAGCATTAGAGCCATATTTGGCAGCTTCGCAAGCAATACCGGCAGTTGCATTTGCCCCTTTACTTGTTTTATGGGTGGGGTATGGAACAACGCCGATTATTCTGCTTTGTGTTCTGATGGTTATTTTCCCGATTATTATTAATACCGCAGTAGGCGTTCGCGACGTCGATTCCGACGTGGTTGACGCTGCTCGACTTGACGGTGCTCACGGCCTTAGATTGTTGTATTCGATTGAGTTCCCCTTGGCGTTGCCAAGCATTTTAGCTGGTATTCGCACGGGTTTTACTCTTTCGGTTACCGGATCTGTTGTTGGAGAGCTTGTTATTGGCGGGCAACGTGGTTTGGGTATCGAATTATCAACAGCACAACATTTAACTGACGCTCCGGGAATGTTTGCGACGATTGCTATTTTGGCTGTGCTGGCTATCGCCATATACCTCGTATTACGGGTAATAGAGACCCGTATGCTTGCCATAGTTTCGTGAAGGAAGCACCATGAAAAAAATTATTACGTTCATTAGCGCGGCGCTCATCGCTGTGGGACTAACTGCGTGTAGCTCGGCAGTGCAAACAGTCTCACCAACGCCGGAAAAAACTGGGCCAGATAAGGTCACTATCGGATTGACTTATATTCCAGATGTGCAATTTGGCCCGTTGTATGTTGCACTTGATAAAGGTTATTTTGCCGATGCTGGATTAGACGTCAAATTGCGCCATCATGGTGCTCAAGAAGCACTTTTTGGTGCACTGGAAGCACAAGAAGAAGACGTCGTTTTTGCTGGTGCAACTGAGATGATGCAGGCGCGCACTCAGGGATTAGACATTATTAATTGGGCAACTCTCTACCAACAATATCCAGTGACACTGATAACAACAAAGGACTCTGGCATTACGACACCAGCTGATCTTGCCGGCAAGAAAGTTGGTCTACCGGGACCTTATGGAGAAAACTATTATTCACTTTTGGCTATGGAAGATAGCTATGGTCTTAAAGACAAAATGGACGTGGAGTATATTGGGTACACTCAAGCCGCAGCAATGGTCAGCAAACAAGTTGATGCCATTATCGGTTTTACGAATAATGATTCCATCGCGATGGCAAATGCCGGACTTGACGTTGTTGAAATCCCCATGGTTGAAGGGGATTTGCCACTTGTTGGTGTGGGATTAGGATCATTGAAGCCGAAGCTCAATCCGAAAGTGTATGCACGAGTTTTAGGTGCTATTGAGCGTGGAGTTCAAGAAGCACAGCAAGATCCGGAAGGTGCGATGGATATTATCGCTAAACATGTGCCTTCTTTATCAGATCCAGAACAGCGAGCGTTAGGCCGGAAAGTATTTGATGCGACGTTGAAACTGTACGCCTCAGCTGAGGAATTTGGCCATCAAGATACCCAGTTATGGGAAAAGATGAGCGTCTTCCTTGCAAAATCGGGCATTGTGGATAATGCGGTTCCACCGTTAAGTTCCTTTACTGCTGAGGTAGTGAAACTCAACAGTATGGCAAAGTGAATCAGTTAATTAGCTGATAACAAACTGGCACTATATCGACCAGCGACCGCAGCTGAGAGGAAAGACATAACGTCTTCTTCTAGGTTGCGGCCCATGGTTCTTAACGGGACAGGGCAGTGCAACAAAGCGTCGTACAGCCCGGTGCAATCGATGTCTAAACAGTGAAGATGAGGTAGTTGCGCCAAACCTGCGTACTGTTCTTTGACAATATCGAACCACGCTTCGTCAATGAATTCTCGTGGACAATGTGTTAATTCTGGTAATGGAACTCTACATTCCACTTTGGTCACATCGCGAAGAATTCGTAAAGTGTGGTGCGAGATACCATAGTGTCGATCGCGTCTATCTGCATTCGACATGCGGACACAGGCAATGGGCACTCCATCTAATGTGCCGGCAGCATTTAAGGCTTCGCCACATGAGACTCCCGAAAATCCCCAGCGTGTTCCAGTTCCGAGATTCCCTGGTCCTTGAGCGATAATAGTAATGTCTGCTTTCCATACATGGCGAGCTGCGAGCAGGCCACTATGAATAGTGACGGCCTCAAGCTCCCCACCGAATGCTTGGCCACACGTTATCGTACCGAGAATATGGCCTTTTTCTTTAAGAGTGTGTGTTGCCATGGAAAACCATGCTGGTAGTGCTCCGCCGTCGGTCATAAGATAGGCAATGCGAGCATCTGGAAGAGTAGTACGAATTCCTGTTGTGATTGCTGGAAGCGCTGAATGTAGATCAGCAACAATCACCGGCATGCCGTCAACGGAATCCGCTTCCTCAAGCAACTCGTGATATGGCGATTCTTGTTCATCGACCCCTTGAACCATAAATTGTTGGGGAGTATAGCGAGCTTTTATTAAATGACCCGGTTGTGGTGGCGTGTCAGCAGGTAATCGGTCTGGCGCCAATACTATGAGCATGTACCCGCCTGTTCCTAGCCCTCGTTCATAGGCTGAGGCAGACAGTACGACTGCATCCCCAGGAGCTAGCAAGCCTATCAAAGGAACATATCCTAAAGCTCGTACTTCACGTTTATCATCAAGCCGGACAAGGTATTCGCAAGCTGGCCCCCAGCTACGTCGAATAGTGAGAATAACGCCGTGTCTGTACATCATCATGTAATCAAGAATAGTGCACTAGAGTAGGAGTATGCCTATGTCTGCCGAAGAACGCCGTTTTACGCTGCTCACGTTGCTGTCACGTGCTCCAGCTTCTGCTATCGAAATAGCGCAATTACCTGCGTATGCGGGTAAGTCAGGTAAAGCATTGCAACGGATGATTGAACGTGACATTCAAACTCTTCGCGATTCAGGCAATACGATTACTGTTGATGAGAACTACCGTTATCGTGTAGATGAATCTCGGCAGATCGTCATTGATGTCAGTGGCCTAGATGTTAGTATTTTACGGCGTATTTTGGGGACAAAGCGCCGTAATAATGTGGAAGCATTTGCGCAGTTTGGCGCCGCAAAAGTCTTAGGAAGCGGCACGATTTCCGATAAAATAACTCCGTATCGGCTTAACGTGCCAAATGGTGAGAGCGTTATTGATGTAGCACGCGCAATGAGCGAACACCGGCGCATGCGTTTTCGTTATCACCGCTCTACTTCTGTGACACAGTACATTTTAGAGCCCTGGCAAGTTACTGTTCATTTTGGTGCGTTTTATGTGCACGGGGCGGTTGTTGAACGTGATGGTATTCAGGTAGACGGGCAGATTCGCACTTTCAAGCTTTCTCGTATAGAAAGCAAAGTAGAGGTTTTAGATCAAGCATGTACGTTGCCAGTAACTGATCAGGTTGATTCTGAGCTTGCACCGGTTGATATTGTGCTTTTTGTATCTGATCCTCAGGCGCCACTGGCACGTCGCGGGAAGATCATTGATCAACGTGACGGGGGAGTTGTTGTAGAGTTTCCGGCAAGCGACCGTTGGGCTATCGTCGACGATATTGTTTTCCATGGGGATTTAGTTCAAGTTATTTCTCCTGCCTGGTTGCGTGCGGATGTGGCCGAACGTATTGCCTATGCACAGGAGGTTATCGATGGGGTTTGGTGACTTGTCCCTGGTGCGTAAACGAGCTATCGCTGATTATTTACTGGGAAAAGCAGACGTTACCTTAGCAGAACTGGCAACTCGTTTTGATGTTTCTTGGCAGGTAATGCGCGAGGAAATTGCTCAGTTATCAACAATTGAGTTGGTTAGTGGCGCTTTTTTCGAATCGCCTTTCGACATATGGATTGACGACGACGAACCCACTCCTGACTCACTAGTACGAGTTGGCAATGTGGAAAGTAGTGGTATTCCAGCATTATCGTTACCTGAGGTTGTTGCTTTACTGGCAGCAACCGATATAGCAATGCTAACGGTGGATCAACACGATATTCATGCATTATCTGCCCTGCGCGAGCGGATCGTCGCAGCTACTGCGGAGCATGGATATCGTTCTGTTCTTTGGCCCGCTCCGCAGCTTCAAGCGCCACGCGAGGTACTTGATATTCTTGGCCAAGCTTTGGCCGATCAACGCGCTGTTGATATTGACTACTGGAAAGGCGGAGTAGATCGTCCGCATCGTATATCAGCAACTGTTTTTCCAGTTAATGTTGTCTACACCCCGCATCCATTGCTTATTGCAGCTAATGCTGAAGGTGATGTGCGACGATACCGGTTTGATCGGATAACTGATGCTCGGTTAGGACAGCGATCCGTTTCGCGCAGGCTGGCGCGTAAAGTGCATTCGCATGTTATTCGCGAGCACGAAGTTACTGGTGAACGGGTGCGCTTATGGTGTCATCCTGGAGCACAGTGGGTTGCAGAAGAGATACCAGGTGCGAATCTTCAGTCGAGCGGTAACTATGACATTATTGAGTTACCAGTTCGCGATAAGGCATGGCTTTTTTCGTTACTTGTACGGTTAGGTAAGACGGTCGTTCGTCTTGAGAAAGTTTAGGGTGAGCGTGCGTGTTTGATCGTGTTATCGACCATATAATTGACGAGTATTCGGCGCGTGGAATCACGCTTGACGACTTTCAGATTGAGGCAATGACAGCTCTCGGTAAAGGGCATGATGTATTGGTCAGCGCCCCAACAGGTGCTGGGAAAACTGTTGTTGCTGAATGTGCCGTGGAGTTTGCGTTGGCGTCGTCCTCGCGATGTATTTATACCGCTCCGATTAAAGCGTTATCGAATCAAAAATTTAAAGATTTACAACAACGCTACGGTGAGGAATATGTTGGGCTGATTACTGGCGATGTTGTGATTAATCGAGAAGCTAATATCCTTGTTGTGACTACCGAAGTTGTGCGAAACATGTTGTTATCGCGTGATAGTGAGGTGTCAGATATTGGTTATGTGGTTCTTGACGAGGTGCACTTCTTAGGCGATCCTTTCCGTGGGCCGGTATGGGAAGAAGTTATTTTGCAATTGCCACGTAACACACGGTTGGTTTCCCTATCGGCAACAGTGGCTAACGTGGATGAATTTAGCTCGTGGTTACGGGGGGTACGTGGACCTACCGAGGTTATTTCAACGAGTGTACGTCCGGTTCCACTTGAGCAGTTTGTTGCTACAAAGCGTTCTTTTGTTCCATTATTTAACGACGACGGTGAGGTGGGTTATGTTCCGTCTGAAGAGCATAGTGGCGATAAACCGGTACGCAGACGTCGAAGAGATGTGCCTGCGCGCCGTCGCCGGGTCTTAATGATAGCTAAGTCGAAAGATATGCTACCAGCCATCCATTTTGTCTTTTCGCGCAAAGGTTGTGATACCGCGGTTAGTGATCTTCTGGATGCTGATATAGAACTGACGACGGTACATGAGGCGAGACTGATTCGTCGTCGTCTAGCAGAACTGAAAAAGACAATGTCTCCAGCTGACGCACGTACAATTCGTTTCGATTTTTGGGCGAAAGCCTTTTCACGCGGATACGGGGCACACCACGCCGGGATGTTTCCGGCGCTTAAAGAACTTTCAGAACAGCTCATGGATCAAGGTCTTCTTAAATTGGTTTACGCTACTGGAACGCTTGCGTTGGGTATCGATATGCCCGTGCGGACGGTCATTATCGAGGATTTGATTAAGTGGAACGGTGAAGATTTTGTATCACTGACTGCTACGGAATATACTCAGCTGATTGGACGGGCTGGTCGGCGTGGTAAAGATACCCATGGCAATGCAGTAGTGATTGGTAGTCCAGAACTTGATGTAGACTATCTTGCCCACATTGGTTCAGGGCATGTTGATCCACTTATGTCAGCGTTTTTTCCGTCTTATAATACCGTTGTTAATCTACTGAGTTACCATACTCTTGATGAAGCACGAAAGATTATGGGGCAGTCTTTTGCACAATATCAAAAGAATGCGGATTTAGGAGAAATTGAAGCGAAACTGGCTCGATTAGATCGGCGTTTGTCACGGGTGACTGATCAGTTAGCTGAGGTTTGCGAGAGAGGTTCAGTTACGGAATATATTGACATCGTTAAGGCTACTGGCCGGGCTTCTAAAGCGCAACGACGACGCGCAAAAGAAGCCTATAGACGCGATATTGAGATGTCATGGAACAACGCCGTAACGGGTATGTTATATGCCTTTGCTATCAATGGCGAGGTAGATTATGGTATTGCATTGTCTGTTTCGGATCGACGTATTCGCATAGTTGACGTTTATGGTGATATTTTTTGGTTGCATCCAATGGAGTTATCCTCTCCGTTGCGGGAGCTCGGTTTCCTTGATCTGCCTTTCGGACGTTCTATCAAAGATCCGAGTGTGCGTGATGATGTTGCCGCTATTATCGATCAGGAGATAAGCGATCGTGTCGATTTAGGGCTCGATGAGGATCTGACTCGCTCATGGGCTCGTTATGCTGTCAATGAGACCCCATTAGTTGATGCCCATCCAGTCCACTCCTGTCCAGATCGTGCTTTGCATCTTAAA is a window from the Arcanobacterium buesumense genome containing:
- a CDS encoding DEAD/DEAH box helicase, which produces MFDRVIDHIIDEYSARGITLDDFQIEAMTALGKGHDVLVSAPTGAGKTVVAECAVEFALASSSRCIYTAPIKALSNQKFKDLQQRYGEEYVGLITGDVVINREANILVVTTEVVRNMLLSRDSEVSDIGYVVLDEVHFLGDPFRGPVWEEVILQLPRNTRLVSLSATVANVDEFSSWLRGVRGPTEVISTSVRPVPLEQFVATKRSFVPLFNDDGEVGYVPSEEHSGDKPVRRRRRDVPARRRRVLMIAKSKDMLPAIHFVFSRKGCDTAVSDLLDADIELTTVHEARLIRRRLAELKKTMSPADARTIRFDFWAKAFSRGYGAHHAGMFPALKELSEQLMDQGLLKLVYATGTLALGIDMPVRTVIIEDLIKWNGEDFVSLTATEYTQLIGRAGRRGKDTHGNAVVIGSPELDVDYLAHIGSGHVDPLMSAFFPSYNTVVNLLSYHTLDEARKIMGQSFAQYQKNADLGEIEAKLARLDRRLSRVTDQLAEVCERGSVTEYIDIVKATGRASKAQRRRAKEAYRRDIEMSWNNAVTGMLYAFAINGEVDYGIALSVSDRRIRIVDVYGDIFWLHPMELSSPLRELGFLDLPFGRSIKDPSVRDDVAAIIDQEISDRVDLGLDEDLTRSWARYAVNETPLVDAHPVHSCPDRALHLKQGDEYSTLVDRRRELSQLRDAYEGSVAREFDATVSVLENLGYIAITDGVARLGVGGRLLRGIHSEADALTVMSMSEPIFEQLSPAKFAGVCSALLCDRRFSAQGPRDPQLRAAWARIEANMDDLVGREAKAGIVRTGVPTAGAIEAFTILASGGGLESAVSVSKLAVGDLINANRRLIDVLGQLVDIGSDSWLGEKAYQARELLRKWDWN
- a CDS encoding ABC transporter substrate-binding protein; the encoded protein is MKKIITFISAALIAVGLTACSSAVQTVSPTPEKTGPDKVTIGLTYIPDVQFGPLYVALDKGYFADAGLDVKLRHHGAQEALFGALEAQEEDVVFAGATEMMQARTQGLDIINWATLYQQYPVTLITTKDSGITTPADLAGKKVGLPGPYGENYYSLLAMEDSYGLKDKMDVEYIGYTQAAAMVSKQVDAIIGFTNNDSIAMANAGLDVVEIPMVEGDLPLVGVGLGSLKPKLNPKVYARVLGAIERGVQEAQQDPEGAMDIIAKHVPSLSDPEQRALGRKVFDATLKLYASAEEFGHQDTQLWEKMSVFLAKSGIVDNAVPPLSSFTAEVVKLNSMAK
- a CDS encoding helix-turn-helix transcriptional regulator produces the protein MGFGDLSLVRKRAIADYLLGKADVTLAELATRFDVSWQVMREEIAQLSTIELVSGAFFESPFDIWIDDDEPTPDSLVRVGNVESSGIPALSLPEVVALLAATDIAMLTVDQHDIHALSALRERIVAATAEHGYRSVLWPAPQLQAPREVLDILGQALADQRAVDIDYWKGGVDRPHRISATVFPVNVVYTPHPLLIAANAEGDVRRYRFDRITDARLGQRSVSRRLARKVHSHVIREHEVTGERVRLWCHPGAQWVAEEIPGANLQSSGNYDIIELPVRDKAWLFSLLVRLGKTVVRLEKV
- a CDS encoding ABC transporter permease; this translates as MRNSRIMAPLLVAVILFLLWACVSYGGLISEFALPNPVSVALRLWHGVSEGYLLTSAWQTLLVAIIGSLIAACIGIPVGFGITHFALFSAALEPYLAASQAIPAVAFAPLLVLWVGYGTTPIILLCVLMVIFPIIINTAVGVRDVDSDVVDAARLDGAHGLRLLYSIEFPLALPSILAGIRTGFTLSVTGSVVGELVIGGQRGLGIELSTAQHLTDAPGMFATIAILAVLAIAIYLVLRVIETRMLAIVS
- a CDS encoding helix-turn-helix transcriptional regulator — translated: MSAEERRFTLLTLLSRAPASAIEIAQLPAYAGKSGKALQRMIERDIQTLRDSGNTITVDENYRYRVDESRQIVIDVSGLDVSILRRILGTKRRNNVEAFAQFGAAKVLGSGTISDKITPYRLNVPNGESVIDVARAMSEHRRMRFRYHRSTSVTQYILEPWQVTVHFGAFYVHGAVVERDGIQVDGQIRTFKLSRIESKVEVLDQACTLPVTDQVDSELAPVDIVLFVSDPQAPLARRGKIIDQRDGGVVVEFPASDRWAIVDDIVFHGDLVQVISPAWLRADVAERIAYAQEVIDGVW
- a CDS encoding DUF3866 family protein; its protein translation is MMMYRHGVILTIRRSWGPACEYLVRLDDKREVRALGYVPLIGLLAPGDAVVLSASAYERGLGTGGYMLIVLAPDRLPADTPPQPGHLIKARYTPQQFMVQGVDEQESPYHELLEEADSVDGMPVIVADLHSALPAITTGIRTTLPDARIAYLMTDGGALPAWFSMATHTLKEKGHILGTITCGQAFGGELEAVTIHSGLLAARHVWKADITIIAQGPGNLGTGTRWGFSGVSCGEALNAAGTLDGVPIACVRMSNADRRDRHYGISHHTLRILRDVTKVECRVPLPELTHCPREFIDEAWFDIVKEQYAGLAQLPHLHCLDIDCTGLYDALLHCPVPLRTMGRNLEEDVMSFLSAAVAGRYSASLLSAN